Proteins co-encoded in one Salvia splendens isolate huo1 chromosome 4, SspV2, whole genome shotgun sequence genomic window:
- the LOC121800852 gene encoding protein FAR1-RELATED SEQUENCE 5-like, with the protein MFQSLDFALAFYDVYARAVGFDTRKQGVRKVEDVTMWYYVVCNREGQKKSNEDDQLNARSGFSMKRRRLSKRCGCKASLSFKYFSDNGLAGYIVQHFNELHNHDMVESEHQKFMSVNRHLDDVHQKFILDCSKANIGPTLTFKVLKETLGGFDLVGCTVGDIRNASRDTKAYAHGFDVQMVLDDMAKKKEMFESYTYHYEVNENNQLVALFWCDGLMKRNYHMFGDIVAFDSTYNTNRYCMIFCPFTGKDNHGRPVTFAAGLVSNEKTGAFGWLFRHFVECMGIAPKMIVTDQDNGMRSAIEEVLVGTRHRWCMWHIMHKLATKVPNRLLRDEAFKKEFSACVWSDLLEPDEFEEEWKRVVESHGLEDFDWFNSLYEHRTTSISESENSFYKRFLKPRVNIAEFYLNFNHAVEFQRNSWAALDYHDATVLPILATTLLFEKHASTLYTDTMFKRIQEEIVEGNDRCRVLGFTSTEFVDTYKLGDSNRKSNNEVKKIPDKYCQSRWMKTPLAKAVHGEFHNDLPIRWMVEEFYGMVRPEVVEVHPPDVVKTKGHASCSASRLISKREKALKDASRPLRRCKACDEMGHHDSRNCPMLKEMEMEKELGKGKRSI; encoded by the exons ATGTTCCAATCATTAGATTTTGCACTCGCGTTTTATGATGTGTATGCCCGGGCCGTTGGTTTTGATACGCGCAAACAAGGGGTGAGGAAGGTGGAAGATGTTACAATGTGGTATTAtgttgtatgcaatagggaaggcCAGAAGAAGTCCAACGAGGATGACCAATTGAATGCACGTTCCGGTTTCTCCATGAAGCGTCGGCGCTTATCCAAGCGATGTGGATGTAAAGCGAGTTTATCCTTCAAGTATTTCTCTGATAATGGACTTGCAGGTTACATAGTCCAGCATTTCAACGAGCTTCATAACCATGATATGGTTGAGTCAGAGCATCAGAAGTTTATGTCTGTTAACCGTCATTTGGATGACGTGCATCAGAAATTTATACTTGATTGTTCAAAGGCGAATATTGGACCCACACTTACGTTTAAGGTGTTGAAAGAAACTCTCGGTGGGTTTGACCTGGTCGGTTGTACGGTTGGGGACATCAGGAATGCGTCACGCGACACTAAAGCATATGCACATGGATTCGATGTGCAAATGGTGTTGGACGACATGGCTAAAAAGAAGGAAATGTTTGAGTCGTACACATATCATTATGAGGTTAACGAAAACAACCAGTTGGTTGCCTTGTTTTGGTGTGACGGCTTGATGAAGAGGAATTACCACATGTTTGGTGACATTGTAGCCTTTGACTCCACGTATAACACGAACAG GTATTGCATGATATTCTGTCCTTTCACGGGAAAGGACAATCATGGAAGACCTGTAACCTTTGCGGCTGGCTTGGTATCCAATGAGAAAACAGGGGCATTTGGCTGGTTGTTTAGACATTTTGTTGAATGCATGGGCATAGCACCGAAGATGATCGTGACAGATCAAGACAATGGAATGAGATCAGCCATTGAAGAGGTTTTGGTTGGCACGCGACACCGATGGTGTATGTGGCACATAATGCATAAGTTGGCCACCAAGGTTCCAAATAGGTTGCTGAGGGATGAAGCTTTCAAGAAGGAATTCAGTGCATGCGTTTGGTCTGATTTGCTTGAGCCTGACGAATTTGAAGAGGAGTGGAAAAGAGTTGTGGAAAGTCATGGGTTGGAAGACTTTGACTGGTTTAACTCATTGTACGAGCACAG GACTACGTCCATTTCCGAATCGGAGAACAGTTTCTACAAAAGATTTTTGAAGCCCCGGGTGAACATAGCCGAGTTCTATTTGAATTTCAACCATGCTGTTGAGTTTCAGCGAAACAGTTGGGCTGCTTTAGACTACCACGATGCCACTGTTTTGCCCATTTTGGCCACTACCTTGCTGTTCGAGAAACATGCATCAACGCTATACACCGATACGATGTTCAAGAGAATACAAGAAGAAATCGTTGAGGGTAACGACAGGTGTCGCGTGCTAGGTTTTACTTCGACTGAATTTGTAGACACATATAAGCTTGGGGATAGCAATCGAAAATC GAACAATGAAGTGAAGAAGATACCAGATAAATACTGCCAAAGTAGGTGGATGAAGACTCCGCTAGCCAAGGCGGTCCATGGGGAGTTCCATAATGACCTCCCTATCAG GTGGATGGTTGAAGAGTTTTATGGTATGGTGCGGCCTGAAGTTGTTGAGGTCCATCCTCCAGATGTTGTTAAGACCAAGGGGCATGCAAGCTGCTCAGCGAGCCGACTGATTTCGAAGAGAGAAAAGGCTTTGAAGGATGCGAGTAGGCCTCTTAGACGGTGTAAGGCTTGCGATGAGATGGGCCATCATGATTCCAGAAATTGTCCAATGCTTaaagagatggagatggagaaagAGTTGGGGAAGGGCAAGCGTTCGATTTGA
- the LOC121799174 gene encoding protein DEFECTIVE IN EXINE FORMATION 1-like: protein MKTWSFTFRSFLVFAMLCLSFDHGTSQSEEAKTNKFREREATDDALGYPNFDEDELLNTQCPQHLELRWQAEVSSSIYATPLVADINSDGKLEVIVPSFVHYLEVLEGSDGDKLPGWPAFHQSTVYSSPLLYDIDKDGVREIALATYNGEVLFFRVSGHMMSDKLEIPRLKVKKDWHIGLLPDPVDRSHPDVDDDQLVQEALMESLHQPNASTLTANTIHSTTSHNDSSNPVPEEVHHDTSIPVPEEVHHDTSNHTISSDIQNSQLNGTTLAANISHSTVSDHDSSNSVPEEVHHDTSNSTTSSEDKKNDSPVGADIRIPPQTNDTSSSATGSEETGKAARRRLLEVKDTKDNEDVHAATVENEEGLEAEADSSFDLFRETDELGDEYNYDYDDYVDETLWGDEEWTESEHEKLEDFVHIDAHVLCTPVIADIDHDGVFEMIIAVSYFFDHEYYDNPEHLKELGGIDIGKYVAGGIVVFNLDTKQVKWSTQLDMSTETGKFRAYIYSSPTVVDLDGDGNLDILVGTSFGLFYVLDHKGKVREKFPLEMAEIQGAVVAADINDDGKIELVTADAHGNVAAWTPQGKEIWVTHVKSLVPQGPTIGDVDGDGHTDVVVPTLSGNIYVLSGKDGSIIRPYPYRTHGRVMNQVLLVDLKKRGEKQKGLTIVTTSFDGYLYLIDGPTSCADVVDIGETAYSMVLADNIDGGDDLDLIVATMNGNVFCFSTPSPHYPLKAWRSPNQGRNNAAHQHNRQGIYITPSSRAFRDEEGKHFWVEVEIVDRYRFPSGSQAPYNVTISLLVPGNYQGERTIKQNQIFDHPGTHRIKLPTVGVRTAGAVMVEMVDRNGIYFSDDFSLTFHMYYYKLLKWLLVLPMLGMFVILVILRPQEAMPLPSFSRNTDL, encoded by the exons ATGAAAACTTGGAGTTTTACGTTTCGTAGTTTTCTTGTTTTTGCGATGTTGTGTTTGAGTTTCGATCATGGCACGTCTCAATCGGAGGAGGCTAAGACGAACAAATTTAGAGAGCGTGAGGCCACGGATGATGCCCTAGGCTACCCCAATTT TGACGAGGATGAGTTGTTGAACACACAATGCCCTCAGCATCTGGAACTTAGGTGGCAGGCTGAAGTGAGTTCTAGCATATATGCAACTCCCTTGGTGGCAGATATTAACAG TGATGGAAAGCTAGAAGTCATAGTTCCTTCCTTTGTGCATTACTTGGAAGTCTTAGAAGGATCTGATGGAGATAAATTACCAG GATGGCCAGCTTTTCATCAGTCTACGGTCTACTCTAGTCCACTTCTTTACGATATTGATAAGGACGGTGTCAGAGAAATCGCTTTAGCCACCTATAACGGTGAAGTGCTCTTTTTTAG GGTTTCAGGACACATGATGTCAGATAAACTGGAGATTCCAAGGTTGAAAGTTAAAAAGGATTGGCATATTGGTTTGCTTCCAGATCCTGTTGATCGCTCTCATCCTGATGTTGACGATGACCAATTGGTCCAGGAGGCTCTTATGGAGTCATTACACC AGCCCAATGCAAGTACACTTACAGCAAATACTATACACTCCACAACAAGTCACAATGACTCGTCAAATCCTGTCCCAGAAGAAGTTCATCATGACACATCAATCCCTGTCCCAGAAGAAGTTCATCATGACACATCAAACCACACAATCTCTTCTGATATTCAAAACAGTCAGCTGAATGGGACCACACTTGCTGCAAATATCTCCCACTCCACCGTGAGTGACCATGACTCATCTAATTCTGTCCCGGAAGAAGTTCATCACGACACATCAAACAGCACAACCTCATCTGAAGACAAAAAGAATGACAGTCCAGTGGGAGCAGATATAAGGATTCCACCACAAACAAATGATACATCATCTTCTGCTACTGGGTCTGAAGAAACTGGAAAGGCTGCAAGAAGGAGGCTTCTTGAAGTTAAAGATACAAAAGACAATGAGGATGTTCATGCTGCGACTGTAGAAAATGAGGAAGGTCTGGAAGCAGAAGCTGATTCTTCATTTGACTTGTTCAGGGAGACTGATGAGTTGGGAGATGAGTATAACTATGACTATGATGATTATGTTGATGAAACCTTGTGGGGAGACGAGGAATGGACTGAATCAGAACATGAGAAATTGGAAGATTTTGTTCACATAGATGCTCATGTCTTGTGCACTCCA GTTATAGCAGACATAGACCACGATGGTGTCTTTGAGATGATTATTGCTGTTTCTTACTTCTTCGACCACGA GTATTACGACAATCCAGAACATTTGAAGGAGCTTGGTGGTATTGATATTGGAAAGTATGTTGCTGGTGGCATTGTAGTTTTCAACCTTGATACAAAGCAAGTTAAATGGAGTACACAATTGGATATGAGTACTGAAACTGGAAAGTTCAGAGCCTACATCTATTCGTCTCCTACAGTTGTTGATTTGGATGGTGATGGAAACTTGGACATTCTAGTTGGCACTTCTTTTGGCTTGTTCTATGTTTTGGACCACAAAG GCAAAGTTAGAGAGAAGTTTCCCCTTGAGATGGCTGAAATTCAAGGAGCAGTTGTTGCAGCTGACATTAATGATGATGGGAAAATTGAATTAGTAACAGCTGATGCCCATGGAAATGTTGCTGCATGGACCCCACAAGGAAAAGAAATTTGGGTAACACATGTGAAGAGCCTTGTTCCACAG GGGCCCACCATTGGAGATGTAGATGGTGATGGTCACACCGACGTTGTTGTGCCAACTCTATCCGGAAACATATATGTTCTAAGTGGCAAGGATGGATCAATTATACGACCATATCCTTATAGAACACATGGAAGAGTGATGAATCAAGTTCTTCTAGTTGACTTGAAAAAACGAGGGGAGAAGCAGAAGGGGCTCACGATTGTTACAACCTCATTTGATGGGTATTTATACCTCATAGATGGCCCTACTTCATGTGCTGATGTTGTGGATATTGGAGAAACAGC ATATAGCATGGTTTTGGCTGACAATATTGATGGTGGTGACGACCTTGATCTTATAGTTGCCACCATGAATGGAAATGTCTTCTGTTTTTCAACCCCTTCACCACACTATCCTCTCAAG GCTTGGAGGTCACCAAATCAAGGGAGAAATAATGCAGCACATCAGCACAATCGCCAAGGAATTTATATTACTCCATCATCACGTGCTTTCAGAGATGAAGAAGGAAAGCACTTCTGGGTTGAAGTCGAGATTGTCGATAGATATAGGTTTCCATCTGGCTCCCAAGCACCTTATAATGTCACA ATAAGTTTGTTGGTTCCTGGTAATTACCAAGGAGAGAGAACGATTAAGCAAAACCAGATCTTCGATCATCCTGGGACACATCGGATTAAACTTCCGACAGTAGGTGTAAGAACTGCTGGAGCTGTAATGGTGGAGATGGTTGACCGGAATGGGATCTATTTCTCAGATGATTTTTCACTTACATTCCATATGTACTACTACAAACTCTTGAAGTGGCTTCTTGTCCTTCCAATGCTTGGAATGTTTGTCATTCTTGTCATCCTGCGCCCCCAAGAAGCCATGCCGTTGCCATCATTTTCGCGGAACACTGACTTGTGA